ACGCTCGAGATTCTCTACGGCCTCCTCCAGGGAGCGTTTGGGCAGGGTGTCGGACTCCTTACCGGTCTGCAAGGTGGGCGGAAGGTGGTAGCTGTGGATGGCCCCCTCCTCGCAGAGCAGCACCGCGCGCTCGATGCAGTTTTCCAGTTCACGGACGTTGCCGGGCCAGTGGTAGGCCATCATCATGTCGATCGCCGGGGTGGAGAAGCGCATGATCTCCTTCCCGTTTTCACGGGCATATTTTTCCAGGAAAAAATCCGCCAGCAGCAGGATGTCGGTTTTGCGCTCCCGCAGGGGCGGCATGTAGATGGGAAAAACATTGAGCCGGTAATAGAGATCGCCGCGGAAGGTCTCCTCCTCGACGGCCTGCTCCAGGTTCTTGTTGGTGGCCGCTACGATGCGCACGTCGGAGGCGATGGTCTTGTGGCCGCCGACGCGCTCGAACTCCTTTTCCTGAAGGACCCGCAGCAGCTTGGCCTGCACGTTGAGGTCGATTGACCCGATCTCGTCCAGAAAGATGGTCCCCTTGTTGGCCATCTCGAATTTGCCCAGCTTCTGCTTGATGGCGCCGGTGAAGGCCCCCTGTTCGTGGCCGAAAAGTTCGCTCTCGATCAGGTTGGCGGGCAGGGCCGCGCAGTTGACCTTGACGAAGGGGCGCTTGGAGCGCAGGCTGTTGTAGTGGATGGAGTTGGCCACCAGCTCCTTGCCGGTGCCGCTTTCGCCGCGCACCAGGACCGTGGCGTTGCTCTTGGACACCTGGGAGATCATCTGAAAGACCTCGCGCATCTTGTTGCTGTTGCCGATGATGTTGGTGATGCGGTACTTGTTCTTGATCTCCTCGCGCAGTCGCCGGTTTTCCTCCCGCAGGTGCTCTTTTTCCATGCGGATGGTCTCGAGATTGATCACATGGCTGGCCACCATGGCCGCGACCACCATCAACAGCTTTTTGCCCTCCTCCAGCGAATAGGTTTCATCGAACTCCTTGTCGATGCATAACGCCCCCACCACCTGGCTGCTCTTCTTGATGGGCACGCAGATAAAGGAGACCTCCTTTTGGGGGCTGTTCCTGCGGCTGGCGGTGCGATCGAGAAAAAGGGGCTCCTCGCTGATTTTGGGCACCGCCACCGCCTTGCCGGTCTGGATCACCCGGCCGGTGATGCCCTCGCCCACGCGGTATTTGCCCCGCTCCATGGCGCTGCGGGTGAGGCCGTGGGCGACTTCGATGGTGATTTCATCCCGGAAGGGATTGAGGATCGTAATGGTTCCCCGGACCATGCCCATGGTGTTGGAAAGGATGTCCAGCACCTGATAGAGGGATTTTTTCAGATCGAAATGTTCGTTGAGGGCTTTGCTGATCTCGTAGAGAAGCGAGATATCTTCAATCTTTTTTATTTCAGGCTGCATTGCAGATAACCCAGAAAGTGCCCAAGCGGGGCAGTCATAACAAAACTGAAAACCGTTCCAACTTTTCTAACAAATTTGTAATCAAAACAAAAGAAAAAGAAATCTTTTGAATCGGGGGAAGACTAAAAAAGCGGGAAAAAAACGGGGGGGGGGTGCTGGGTGGGTGTTCGGCAAGGCGGCCGGCGGGTCAACCCGGCGGTGCCAACCCCGCCTCCGCGAGTTGCGCCACAATACAGGTCACCAGACTGTCCGGCGTCCGGTCGCGGCAATCGATCAGCAGGTGAGCATAGCGGCGGTAGAGCGGCTGGCGCTCGCGGTAGAGATCGGCGATGGTCTGTCCGGGCGCCCGCAGCACCCCCCGGGTTTTGAGGTTGCTCAAGCGCAGCATCAGACGCTCGGCGTCCAGCTCCAGATGCACAATAGCGCCCATGGCGCCCAGATGGGCCATCGCCCGGCGGCTGTAAACCACGCTGCCGCCGGTGGCGATCACGTGGCGGGAGCAGGCCAGGGCCAGCACACAGCGCTCCTCAACCTCACGAAAGCCCACCACCCCGTCTTGGTCGATGATCGCCTGCAGGCTGCGCCCCTGGGCGGCCTGGATGCCGATATCCGTGTCGTGAAAGGACAGCCCCAGCTGCTTTGCCAGCAAGACCCCGACGGTGCTTTTGCCCACACCGGGCATGCCGATCAAGATCACGTTGGACCGGCGGGCAGCTTCGGTTTGCGGCAAGGTCGGCATCACGGATTTCGGTCCTCATCTTTTTTAAAATCCTAACAAAATTCTAACATAGGGTGATTAACATGCCGCCCGTTGAAGATCAAAGGCAATCCACAGTTTGAACTCACCGGGGGGCAAGACATGATTTCTGAAACCTTCGATTTCGCGGCCTTTATCGATTCCATCGAAAACCGCCGGTTCAGCGAAATCCTCTACCTGGTGGAGCAGGAGGCCACCGCGGCGGAACGGCTGCTCTACCGGCGCAAAATTTCGCTGACCGACTACGCCAACCCTTCCGTTCAGTACGTGCTCACCCTCAAAAAATTTCTTGAATTCATGCGCTTCAGCATCAAACCGGTCAGAAGCCAAAAGGAGCGCTACCGCAAATTTCAAGCGGCGCTCCAATCCCTGCGCCGCCAAAACCCGATGGCCCTTCGGCGGCTGCCTCGAAACAACGACGCGCGCACGCCTCATGCCCACGCCATCTGAAGGCTGACCGGCTGCGGCTCAGGCCGACTCCTGCAATTTGGCCATCATCGCCGCCTTCATTTTTTGGGTCACATGGGCCCGGTCGTGGCCCTGCCCCAGGCGCTCGCCCAGAAGCCGGCCGGCGTCTGCGGCGGCCTGCATCACCGCCGGCTGGCGGCTGACATCCGGAATCATCTCGGGGGTGATCCGGACGCCTTCGCCGTAGAGCATGCGGGGCAGCCCCACCTGGCAGGTCTCGCCGAAGCCGCAGCTGAAACAGGAGGCGGCGCCCTGACCGGAGACCTTGGCCACGGTTTCGATGAAATTGTAGAGAAAAAATTTCTCGATCTCATCGGCGGGCATCTTGCCGCTGCTGCCCCCGACCCCCACCGCGACCCCCAGCTTGCCCCAGAGGGTGTCGCCCTCCTGATGACGAAACTGGAACCAGCGTTCCAGAAAGGCATGGGTCTGGGCGTTGATGCCTGAATAATAGTTGGGCGCCCCGATGACGTAGGCGTCGGCCGCAACGATTTTATTCCGCAGCCAGCGACAGTCGTCCTCGACCTTGCAGATGTTGTCCTTGACACACCCCAGGCAGGCAATACAGCCGGCGATGGACTTGCCCCGCAGCGAAATCAACTCCCACGCGCACCCGCTGTTTTCCAGCACCGTCGTTACCAGTTTGTAGACCCCCGACTGTTTTTCCTTGCGGGGGCTTCCCGCAATACCCAGAATTTTCATGTGAGCACCTTTCACGCAAGGGGTAAAAGACCGCCCAGCCCGCAGGCCGGCGGAAAAGGCGTTGCCTTGCCAGACCGATTCATGCCAGAATTTTGATTATGATTCAGATCACCCCGCTGCTTGCCATCTGTGAAAGCTGCCTGCAGCTGACGTTCACCGGCGCATCCGGCCCCGGGGGCCAGAACGTCAACAAGGTGGCCACTGCAGTCCAACTGCGTTTCGACATCCAGGCCTGCGAGGACCTGCCGCCCGCGGTG
The Desulfobacteraceae bacterium DNA segment above includes these coding regions:
- the nifA gene encoding nif-specific transcriptional activator NifA, translating into MQPEIKKIEDISLLYEISKALNEHFDLKKSLYQVLDILSNTMGMVRGTITILNPFRDEITIEVAHGLTRSAMERGKYRVGEGITGRVIQTGKAVAVPKISEEPLFLDRTASRRNSPQKEVSFICVPIKKSSQVVGALCIDKEFDETYSLEEGKKLLMVVAAMVASHVINLETIRMEKEHLREENRRLREEIKNKYRITNIIGNSNKMREVFQMISQVSKSNATVLVRGESGTGKELVANSIHYNSLRSKRPFVKVNCAALPANLIESELFGHEQGAFTGAIKQKLGKFEMANKGTIFLDEIGSIDLNVQAKLLRVLQEKEFERVGGHKTIASDVRIVAATNKNLEQAVEEETFRGDLYYRLNVFPIYMPPLRERKTDILLLADFFLEKYARENGKEIMRFSTPAIDMMMAYHWPGNVRELENCIERAVLLCEEGAIHSYHLPPTLQTGKESDTLPKRSLEEAVENLEREMLIDALKNTRGNTTQAAEMLKTTTRKFGYKAKKFNIDYKLYR
- a CDS encoding shikimate kinase → MPTLPQTEAARRSNVILIGMPGVGKSTVGVLLAKQLGLSFHDTDIGIQAAQGRSLQAIIDQDGVVGFREVEERCVLALACSRHVIATGGSVVYSRRAMAHLGAMGAIVHLELDAERLMLRLSNLKTRGVLRAPGQTIADLYRERQPLYRRYAHLLIDCRDRTPDSLVTCIVAQLAEAGLAPPG
- a CDS encoding flavodoxin family protein; this encodes MKILGIAGSPRKEKQSGVYKLVTTVLENSGCAWELISLRGKSIAGCIACLGCVKDNICKVEDDCRWLRNKIVAADAYVIGAPNYYSGINAQTHAFLERWFQFRHQEGDTLWGKLGVAVGVGGSSGKMPADEIEKFFLYNFIETVAKVSGQGAASCFSCGFGETCQVGLPRMLYGEGVRITPEMIPDVSRQPAVMQAAADAGRLLGERLGQGHDRAHVTQKMKAAMMAKLQESA